In the genome of Urocitellus parryii isolate mUroPar1 chromosome 7, mUroPar1.hap1, whole genome shotgun sequence, the window GGAAGGGCCCAGGCTTATGCTGTGGCGTGGCTGATGGGAATGTGTTAGGGGAGGGAGTCAGTAAGTCACCGACCTCCCCCCACCTTTGTACTGCCTTGGAGGTGGCCAGAGATAAACAGTAAGAGCCCCAAGACCTCCAGGTAGAGCTAGCCTGGCCTTGCTCAGCACAGAGATGATGAGCTTCAGTGTGCACAGAGCATCGGCATCCTGGGGATTCCTGCATTGAGCCCAAGTTGTAAGGTGTGTGACAAGCTTTATTTGCACCACACTGTGGCATTGTAAACAAAGTGGGGTTCTCCCTGTTGTGCAGCTAGGCCTGCCACAGCCATTCAAAACCAGTATCCTGCCCACTGACTGGGGGTGAAAATGGGAACCCCCATCCTTCAGCTCCATCTAAGTTCTTTGGGATAGAGCTCAGGAGAGGCCTGAGGGAGGAAACTGAATGGGGCTGGGATCAGAAACTGCCCTGGGGTCACTTTGTGGCCAGCCTGCTAGCTCTCTGCCTACTCTCTTGCAGCCCCTGGGAACAAGCCAGAGCTGTATGAGGTGAGTGACAGGTGCCCACCTGGCCGGTGTTGGCCCACAGCAAACAGCTGTGTGGACCCCCACTGGCCCCTGGGGCCACCAGATGCAACTGGGTGACATGTTACCTACTCTCTCCAACAGGAAGTGAAGTTGTACAAGAATGCCCGGGAGAGGGAGAAGTAAGTCAAGCATCCAGGCTGCCCCCAGCATGCACCTGTGCCCATCCAAGCCTCCTGGGAGTAGCCACCCCCAAACCCACCACCACATTGGCAGTTGGGGAAGACAACATGGGGTCGGGTTTGGGGAACATTTTCCAAGGAACATCTGCCAGGGATGGGCTGCGAGGTGGGCTGACAGTTCCACCATAGCTGCGTCCCATTGTGGGAGGTTTCCCTGCTTCAGGGCCATGCCTGATGGTCAGATTGTCTCAGGTATGACAACATGGCAGAGCTGTTTGCAGTAGTGAAGACAATGCAGGCACTGGAAAAAGCATACATCAAGGACTGCGTCACCCCCAACGAGTGAGCAAGCCCACTACCCTTCAATGTCCAAAGGGTACCCTACCTTGGGAGCCAATTTCTACGCTCTGCAAGGCAGAGGGGCTCAGTAGGCAGCAGAAATAGTGGTCTGGGGCTTTTGCGGGGCATTCACTTCTATAGGGCTCCCAGCATCATGGTGATGCTCCTGGGTGCTAGGTGGCCTCGGTGCTATTTCAACCAGGGAAACCTTGCCTGGGTGGAAACATCTCGTGAAGGACAGACATGCAAATATGTGTGCTCCTGGCCCTATCTTCCAGGCATGGGTGACCAGAATCGTGGAAAGTCCTTGGAGGCCAGGAGGGAGGTTGGGGATGTCCAGTAGGAGGCAGTGCTACTTAGGCCTGGCACCCAGTGTGGATGTGGGGGTTTCATTCAGTGAGGTAATAAGCCCAGCAAGCCATTGGCCCCTCAGGACAATGTGAACGTGTGCCAATGTGAGTCTTATGCCCTGTGGCCATCGTATTTTGGCCTCTGCTCTCCACCAGAATTCTTGTCTTGTACAGACTTGATGGAAAGCCTCAGCCCTCAGTGTCCAGTCTCTGATTCCATCACCTGGTCTTCCATGAGAGCCACTATGTCTGAACAGGCTGGGGAAAGCAGGATGAGTGGGGGCTGGTTTCAGGCATGGGTAGCAGCTGGCCCTTTCACTAGGTACACTGCAGCCTGCTCTCGACTCCTGGTCCAGTACAAAGCTGCCTTCCGGCAGGTTCAAGGCTCAGAAATCAGTTCCATTGATGAATTCTGCCGCAAGTTCCGCGTGAGTGAGCCATTCTCTCCACACCCCAGGAAGGGTGAGGTGGGGTGCCCCTGAGAAGAGGCCATGGCTTGCATAGGGCCTGCCCCTCTGCAAGACTGAGCACCTGCATCTGCTCCCTTCAGCTGGACTGCCCACTCGCCATGGAGAGGGTTAAGGAAGACAGGCCCATCACCATCAAGGATGACAAGGGCAACCTCAACCGCTGTATTGCTGATGTTGTCTCAGTAAGCCCAGTCTCCTGGGAGGGCGGGAGGACTTGCTGCAGCCCACCACTGGTATAGAGTCCCAGGGCCTCAGCTGAGCAGCATCCCAAAGCCCACCTGGCTGCCCACAGGCACCTATGAGACAGGCTCAGGGTCCACTCTGGCAAGATCCTGGCCTGGGAAAGTTGTATGTAGGTGTACCCATAGTTTCCACATAGCTCTCCTTGCAGCCAGGAGACACCCCAGGAGGGTCCTGCACATAATGCCCCAGACAGGAAGGAGCCCCAGGGCTTCGGGATCAGGTATGGTGAAGAACCTGAGGTGGGAGCAGCAGGCAGGCTAGGCCTTGGGAACCTGCCAGGGGCCTCCCTACACCAAGCTGGTCTGCGAAACCTCGTACATGCCCCCCCAGCTCTTCATCACAGTAATGGACAAACTGCGCCTGGAAATCCGCGCCATGGACGAGGTAAAGGAGTCGGACGGAATGGGGACTGGGTGGGTGGGCAGGCAGGGCCAGAGTCCCAGCCCCTCACCTGTGTCTGCAGATCCAGCCTGACCTGCGGGAGCTGATGGAGACCATGCACCGCATGAGCCACTTGCCCCCAGACTTTGAGGGCCGCCAAACAGTCAGCCAATGGTGAGTGCCTCTCCTATGTAGGCCCTCACCGAGGGGCCCTCGTGGCCTTGCTGCCCACACCCCCACTCACTCTGCTTCCAGGCTACAGACCCTGAGCGGCATGTCAGCATCTGATGAGCTGGATGACTCCCAGGTACGGCAGATGCTCTTCGATCTGGAGTCCGCCTACAACGCCTTTAACCGCTTCCTGCACGCCTGAGCCTCAGAGTGGCCCATGGGGGATGGGGGATGGCTACCTAGGGGACCATGCCCCACTTCCTCTGGCCATACCCACCCTGGACAGCTTTGTGAGACTTGATGTCCAGAGCAGCTGTCTGTGTCTGTGTTGTCAAGACTCACCCCCAATAAAGATGCTATTGTTCTGCCTGTGGTGGGTAGCATCCCTGGGCCTGCCCTGCCTGATTGTCTACCCTGCTGACCTTCTGGTAGGTTCCTGCAGCCACTGCTCCCCAAGTCAGTATGGGAGCTTGGCCCTGTCACTTCCACTCTGCACACAGTCTGTTTCTGCAGGGGCATTGTCCTCCCCAGTGGGCCTTGCCTGGGCAcataggagggctgggggaaTCTCCACTGCGCCTGCCACGCCAGCCTCCCCACTCAGCACCTGAGTGCTCCAGGCAGCCTGGGGCTTGATGAAAAACTACCAACCATAACAAGGCTGCCAGCTGCCCTAGCAGTCCATTTTGGCATTTGTTGTGAACCTGACTCATGTCAGAGACAACTGTCCTGGCCAGGTAGGGTGGCACAGGCTTGTACCACCATACTAGGCCACCATACTCAactactaggaaggctgaggcaagagggtcacaagtttgagactagcctgagcaacttatatgaccctgtctcagaataaaaaggagtgggaatgcatctcagtggtagagcacacctgggttcaaaccctggtatgAAAAAAAGGCACCCAGGGAAAAGCAGTAAGCCACAAGACCGAGAGAGGCATGCTAAACATTGCAGCACATGGCACCAGGGTACGGCAGAGCGGGGTGCTGGTAGAACAGCCTTGGTGGCTGGGGAATagcctttttgtgtgtgtggaaggggtaccagggattgaacccaagggcactcgactcctaagccacatccccagccctattttgtattttatttagagataaggtctcactgagttgcttagcgcctcacttttgctgaggctggctttgaactcacgatcctcctgcctcagccaccacacctggcagaaaCAGCCTTTTGATACTACAGCATGTAAGGCCTGCAGGAGTTCAGAGGGGCTGGTGGCGAAGGTATGTTGCTttgatctcttttcttttattgtaataAATTTGCCACTGTATCCATTTGGAGTGCACAGTTCAGTGACTTCAGGCAATTTTGCTGCAGTGAGCCATCTTCACTGCCTGAACTCCCCATCTTCCCAAGGTGAACCTCAGCACCCAGGAAGCACCACCCGAGCCCTAGCACCCTTCTGCTTCCTCTCTGTATTTGAGCACTCCAGCCCCAGTGTGTAGGTGGAATCCACTGTTTGTCCTTTTAGGAATGTCTGTACTTCACTCAGCAGTGTCCTCTAGTGCACCTGTGTTGTACCATGTGATGGGATTTCCGCCCTTCTAAAAGGCAGAATGCTGCTCCAGCACGCCTGCACCTACACACACTGGCTTGTCACTCACCCCTCTGTGGGCACTGGGTGGCTCCACCTCCTGGCTGTTTTGCGTAATGCAGCTGTGacaggctttttgttttttcactgtactgtggattgaagccagggcctcacacacactaagCCAGCCTTCTACTGCTGGGTTACTTCCTCCacctagtgttttgtttttatgatggGTGCGATTACATTGAGCTTACTGGATGATGGAATGACGCAGAGGATCTGGGATGCAGGAAAGGGTTCGGTACTGTCGCAAGAGGGCAAAATTGCGATgtatgcagtcgagggga includes:
- the Vps28 gene encoding vacuolar protein sorting-associated protein 28 homolog, producing the protein MFHGIPATPGMGAPGNKPELYEEVKLYKNAREREKYDNMAELFAVVKTMQALEKAYIKDCVTPNEYTAACSRLLVQYKAAFRQVQGSEISSIDEFCRKFRLDCPLAMERVKEDRPITIKDDKGNLNRCIADVVSLFITVMDKLRLEIRAMDEIQPDLRELMETMHRMSHLPPDFEGRQTVSQWLQTLSGMSASDELDDSQVRQMLFDLESAYNAFNRFLHA